The following proteins are encoded in a genomic region of bacterium:
- a CDS encoding DUF1290 domain-containing protein, with product MVVAIVFAVLGVLLGLLSPVTIPITYARYTAVALLAALDSIFGAFKAYIAGTFEPRVFFSGLLTNMTLAASLTYFGDKLGVDLSIAAIVAFGVRIFNNLGAIRRHYL from the coding sequence ATCGTCGTCGCGATCGTTTTCGCGGTCCTGGGCGTGCTGCTCGGGCTGCTCTCTCCGGTCACGATCCCGATCACGTACGCGCGCTACACCGCCGTCGCCCTGCTGGCGGCGCTGGATTCCATCTTCGGCGCGTTCAAGGCCTACATCGCGGGCACGTTCGAACCGCGGGTGTTCTTCAGCGGCCTGCTCACCAACATGACCCTGGCCGCGAGCCTCACCTATTTCGGCGACAAGCTCGGCGTCGACCTGTCGATCGCCGCGATCGTGGCTTTCGGCGTGCGGATCTTCAACAACCTGGGAGCGATCCGCCGGCACTACCTGTAG